The following DNA comes from Picosynechococcus sp. PCC 7003.
TTGGGTAATCCGTCCCATTTCGTCTTGTAGAGAAAGAATAATCCCCTGCCGCATAGTCCACAAACCATGGTGGGTACGGAGAGGCGTTTTAAAGGGGCGGCGATAGGGGGCAAAGCGAAACTGGTAATTCACCTAGGCCACTCGCTGCACCGCAGGCAGGTTCTCCAGGAAGGTTAAAGGCCGACTCATATTCGCCGCAAACCCTAGAATATTTTGGTCGAAGTGTTCATATTTCAGCGTGCCATCGGCCGCAAAGAGGAATGTCGCTCCCCGTTGGGTCATGTACTGGGCATCGGGCACATAGGTAGACCAATTGCCGAGGACTTCAGCCATATTTCGCAGGCGCAAAGTGGCCAATTCTAAGGGCCGCTGAAAACCCTTCCCCCCAGCCGCCGCAAAAAATTCTCCCTTTAGGGCTGGTAAAGGAGCCGCTTTAACGACTTCATCATCGGCAAACAGTTGGGGCGCTTGTTTATCCCCCGTATAACCCCGCAAAACTTCCTTGAGGGTACCTGGGCTGCCAATGCCAGCACACATCAGCATCAGATTTACCCAAGCATTTTGTCCTGCTTTGAGTCCGGGAATTTTCCAGGTTAACCCGCGATATAGGCCCAGTTCCTGATGAATGGTTGCATTGGGATCGATGAATAATTTCTCGGCCGGGAAACCCGTATAGTCACAAAATTTTTGACCAGAACGGCGATCGCCAATGCCCACTGCCACATAATCTACCCCGCGACAGAAATCAGCATCCTTTTGGAGCCACCAAGCATACTCAAGACTGTCAAAATCGCCGAGTTGGGATAGGATCAGCACCATGAGGGGTCGAGTAAAACCGGACGGGATTAATGGTGTCAGTTGACCATCGCTCACCCGCTGCCGTTCTGTGTGTTGAAAAAACTGAAGATAATCCACGGTTATTGGGAAACATTTAGGATAGAGAACAAGGGTTGCTATGGAGCCATAGCCTCGCCTTCGTCAGGATAAACAGATCTCGTTTAAAAATGCTACAGTGCCTGTCGCCCTATGGTTGCTTCTCATTATAGTGTCGCGGTTTTATCAACGGATATTAACGTTTACCAACGGCTGCAAACGCTTTTGGTAGAGGAGCAGCCTGAGGATTTCCAACTGGTTTGGCTTGATTTGACGGCGACGTCTGCGCTGCAAAGTTTGGGTCACCATGATCTTTATCTCAGTGATGCACCGCTGACTTATTTGGTTGACCATGCCGAGGTGGTGCAACGGTGGCCTTGGATTGGGTTGACCGATGAGGCAGCACTCCAGGATGAAATGCTGCGCCTTGGGGTTTTAGATTGTTTTTTGTGGTCTGAACTGACGGGGCCGCTGCTGGTACATACGCTGCGGGTTGCCCTACGGACGATGTTGGGCCGGACTCAGGGGACACTCTCGGCAGCACCTTTAGGCGATTTCCAGGGCGATCGCCTCCAAACGTTGATTCAAAATATTCCGGGCACGGTGTACCGATGTTTAAATACGGCGGAATGGCACGGGATCTATTTCAGCGAAACCATTGAACAATTGGTAGGTTATCCTGCGGCTGATTTTCTCCCAGGGGGCGATCGCCACTATGCCAGCCTCATCCACCCCAATGATCGGGCCTTTGTGCGCCAAATTATTGAGCGGAAAGTGCAGGAGAAAAAACCCTTCGCCCTCGAATACCGCCTCAAACATCGCGATGGCACAGTGAGATGGGTCGATGAACGGGGCCAAGGGGTCTTTGATGACCAGGGAAATCTGCTTTGGCTCGATGGGGTGATCATTGATATTTCCGAGAAAAAGGCGATCGCCCTGGAATTAAACCAACAGGCCATCTACTACTACGAAAAAACGCCGGCGATGTTGCATTCGATGGATGCGACGGGGCAAATCCTTGCGGTGAGTGATCGTTGGTTGCAGGTGCTGGGTTATGAACGGCGGCAAGTCATTGGCTGCAATGTCACTGATTTTTTGACGCCAGTCTCCCGCCATAAAGCAGAACAAGTCCTCCTGCCCACCCTAACCACCCAGGGCTCTGTAGAAGATGATGCCTATCAGTTCATCAAGAAAAATGGCGACATTTTAGAAGTGGAATTGGCGGCTGTCTGCGAGCAAACCAACCATTATTCGCGACTATTAGTGGTCTTGACGGATGTGACCGCCCGTAATCACCTGGCCCAACAGGTCAACCGCTACCAAACCCACCTAGAAGATCTCATCGAACAACGCACCCAAGCCCTCGCCGCCAGCCAAGCCCGCCTTGCCCAAGCCCAGGCGATCGCCCACATTGGCGTTTGGGAATGGGATATCCGCACCGATCAAATCTATTGGTCTCCAGAAACATTTCAGATCTTTGGCTTTGCCCCTGGTGAAATTCACCCCAATGCGGAAACCTTTTTTGAGCGGCTTCACCCCGACGACCGCGATCGCATAAAGGCCAGTATTGAAAGTCTCTTGAGCGGTCAACAGCTACCCAGTTCTGAATATCGCATTATTACTCCCGCCGGCGAAGTGCGTTATCTCAAGGACTACCACGAACTGACCCGGAACGAGCAGGGCCAACCTATTTTTTTAGGGGGGGCCGTGCAAGACATTACGACAATGCAGCAAGCCCTCAATGCCTTGGCCGCCAGTGAAGCCCGTCTACGGGCAATCTTCGACCAAGCCGCCCTGGGGATCGTACAAATTGACCGGACGGATCATTTCTCGCTGGTCAACCAAGCCTTCTGTCAGATCTGTGGCTACAGTGAAGCAGAATTACAGCAACTCACTTGGCAAGAACTCACCCATCCTGAAGATATCCATATCTGCCACGAAGCACGGGCCAAACTCAACCGCCACAAAGCGGCTAGTGCTGTTTTAGAAAAACGTTATCGTCACCGCCAGGGCCATTTTATTTGGGTCAAGGTGATCTGCTCCTATATCTATGACAACCAAGGCCAACCAGAATATCTTTTGACTATTATCGAAGACATTACTGAATATAAACAGGCGGCGATCGCCCTTGTTGAAAGCCAGCATCGCTACCAAAAAATGGTTGATGGGATTCCAGCGATCATCTACCAATATTCGCCCCAACGGGGTGGTTTGTTTTATTCCTCCCAGGTGCAACAGATCCTTGGCTATGACATGCAACATTTACTAGACCACCCAGCGCTCTGGCACCAATCGATCCACCCCGAAGATATCGTCGATGTCGATCAAGTCCTCCAGACCTTACAGGCCGGCAGGAACTTTGAGCTGGAATATCGGATCCGGGATGCCGCCGGCAATTGGCGCTGGTTCTATGACTGCTCCTTTAACATCCACACGGTCAACGATGGTGATCTTGTCATTGATGGTTTTGCCCTAGATATTACAGAGCGGAAAAACTTTGATAAGGTGCTCCGCCATCGTCTGAAGCTTGAAACCATGCTGGCTGATATTTCCCACATGATGGTGGTAGAAGCTAATCTCGATTTGGAGGCGTTACTGGCTCGACTGGGTCAAACCTTCCAAGCGGATCGAATGTCGATTATGCTCGGTCAATCCGATCACGCCACCGTCGAACGCATTGCTGCTTGGAGTGCGGCTCCCCATCTATGGTTAGAAGACTTACAAAAAATTGATCTAAGTCCCTATCCGTGGTGGTTAGATCATTGGCAGAAACAAGAAATAATTTTGCTCAATCGAAAAATCTCCCTACCGCCAACGGCGATCGCTGAACAGGAATTTTTAGATCACCTAGGGGTTAAGGCGGTGTTATGGATCCCGATCCAGGATGCAGAAGGGAAACCCTGGGGCTACATTGAGTGTTCTTCGACAGCGGTGGATCATCTGCTGTGGTCAAAGGAAGATGCGGATATTTTGGCGATCGCCGGCAACTTAATTTACAACTACCACCAACGGCAGCAGGCTAATAAACAACTCGAACTGGCAAAGGAATTGGCCGAGGCCGCAAACCATGCCAAAAACCAGTTCCTCACGAGCATGAGCCATGAACTGAGAACGCCCCTGAATGCGGTCCTAGGCTTTACGCAAATTATGGAGCGATCGCCTGACCTATCGACGGATCACCAGGAATACTTAAGCATCATCCATCGGTCGGGGAAACATCTCCTCGCCTTGCTCAACGATATTCTCAACCTGGCGAAGTTTGAAAAGGGCACCCTAAAACTGAACCCCAACCTGTTTAATCTCCACGATCTCCTGGATGACCTCGCCCAAATGTATGCCCTGGAAATCCAGCACAAAAATATCCAGCTTGATATCCATTGGGATGAGCAGGTGCCCCGTTATATCAACGCCGACCAAGCAAAACTCCATTCTGTGCTGCTCCACCTCCTGAATAATGCCCTCAAATTTACCGACAGTGGCTGCGTTCAACTGGCCGTAAAAACCCTGGCGCAAAATCCCCTCCGTCTCCAGTTCAGCGTTACAGATACAGGGATCGGCATTGCCGAAACAGATTTCACCAAACTCTTTGATAATTTTGTGAAATTAGAAGCCGGCGATCGCATGGGTCGAGGCAGTGGTTTGGGCTTGGCCCTCAGCCAAAAATTTGTCAATCTCATGGGCGGTGAAATCGTTGTCAGTAGCCAGCCTGGGGTCGGTTCTTGTTTTTCCTTTGAACTTACAAGTGTCACCCCAGCCAACCCGATGCACCTAACCCTCTATCCTCCCCAAGCACGGGACGAACAACTCCCAGCCCTAACCCCAGAGGCATTACAAAAATTTCCCCCGGAATGGTTAAAAGCCTTTCACCAAGCCGCCCTTGCCGCCAGGGCCCAACACCTCAAAGCCCTCATTGATCAACTGCCGCCCCAGGCAACGGCGATCGCCCGGGCCTTAGAAATCCTGGTGCAAAAATTTGCCTTTGATACCCTCGCCAAACTCAGCCAACAAAGAACCCCCAATGACTTTTCTTCATCAAAGGGGGAGACCGGGAGTTAGCCTGAAGTTACCGTAAAATTACTGTGATTTAGCCCTCACTATCTTTTGGTTTGGGTCGGGGTACAGGTCTCGCTCTGGCAGTTGCCCCATGGCTGTCACTGGCAGGATGATCACCGATGGGTCTGGGTTTGCTCTTGTCGCGGTTAAAGGGTTTCCCGCCGGGTTTGGGGCCTTTACGGCGACTGCTGATATAGCCAATATCTTCGCAGGTTTGGATCATCAGCATATTGTCGAGGAGCTTCGCCTGGAGATCATAAAAATGGTTAACGGGACGATCCGGCAGGGCACCAATGAGTTGAATCTTGAAAAATTTGGGTTTGTCCCCTTGCTTCTTCGGCGATTGACGAATTTTAACGATGACTTTTTTGGATTCGGCGTCATAGAAAACCACCTGACCGCGAATGGAAAAATAGCCGTCTTCGACTTGGTCACTGGTGGGAATGGACTCCGTGAGGGCCTCTGGATCATCAAGGTTTTCGGGCTCCCAAATGCCGAGAATCTGGAGGTGGAGATGGTTGTCATCCTGGCGGGTGCGGGGATAGACGACCCAAACGTGCTCTTGGTCGAGGTCAATGTGATTTTTGATCAGGCTAATCACGCGACCCAATAAAACGGCTTCAATGTCGCCATCCGCTGTGGCGATCGCCCCCTTACTGATTTGCTCTGGGTCTTCGGGGGTATATTTACCGCGCACAATGCCAATGGCCCGATATTGACGGGGATGGCTGGCGGGGGGAATGGGATGTTGCCGTAGTTTTTGGGAGGTCGTCTGGTCCTCATGGGGGTTCGGCGCTGGTGGAGACGATAGATGATGGTTAGATTCAGACACGGGCTTATCCAATGCTTTCTAGGTGGGCTAACAAAAAAATACAGATCGTTTTCGATGCCAGATAGTCAACTATCAGACATCAACATCATCGGTAGGCGATCGCCATCACGATAAAAATTAGCATTCTGCCTTCGATCATATTAGGACAGATGAAGACGTTTAGCGCCTGCCTATTGTACTCAATGGGGTGTCAGAGGTGTTGACACTCCCCTGCCTAAAGGTGAGGGGATTCTTGGTTCAGCGAGTCCACTTACCTAGGATTCCTTGCGAAGCCCTAACCAGAGGTGGGTCTCTCCCCAAGCGTTACTTTCCCAGTGCCCCTGGGTAGTGAAATTTCTCCAATGTTTGTTTGACTTGAAACCCTTGTTTCAAATGCTGGTCGTCTAGTTCCTGCAAAGACTTTACCTATCCACAGGGGGAACCTAGAACAATTGGATAGAACCCGATATCTTTGATTGTCAAGGTTCAGCGTAGTGCCGTGAGGCGACTGGGTTTTTAGAGCGGTTGATTACCCTATCCGCTAGAATGCAGTGTAGCAAAATGCCACTCGATATTGGCATGGCTCCTGCCTAGCGTCAGTCGCTCGCCTTGTATCATCGCCCTAGAACAGCGGAGTCTTAAGGCGACTTTTCCGATAAATCAGTAAAATTTAGATAAAATTTTGCCAACCTTCTGACTTTTCCGGTCTTTTGGGTCTGGTTTTTATCCCCTTAGTTTTCCCCACTATCTATAGCCATGGCGAGTCACATCATCGAAAAATACTATCGTCCCCGTGCCTGGGTCTATGGTCTTTCTGGGCTTCTGTTTCTGTTGGCAGGGGGGCTCTTGGTGATGCCACGCTTTGACCAGTGGATGGTGGCCCGGAAAACGGCAGCGGCGGCCAAGGTGCAGCCCGAAACAACCCCTGATCCGGCGATCGCCCTCCTCGAAAAAGACCAACAAAGTTATGAAATCTGGTTAGAAAAAGAACCCAATAACGAAAAAGCTCTCCGGGGTCTGTTGGATACCAGCCTCAAGCTCAATGATTTAGAAAAAACGGCCACCGCCCTCGATGGTCTGGCGCAAATCCACAGCGATAATCCCGATTATCTCGTGCTGCTAGGTCAGGTTAAACAGGAGGCCAAGGATTACGAAGGGGCCGCCGCGACTTACAAAAAGGTGCTGTTGACAGATCCCACCCACATCAACGCTCTCCAGGGCATGGTTGATCTGCTCCTGGTGCAAAATCGGCCAGAGGGAGCAATCGAACTGCTCCAAACCACCCTCAAGGACATGGGGCAATTAACGGAAGAAGAAACCATTGAAATCGACCCAGAAAAGGTTACATCTATTCAACTGATGTTGGGGCAAATTTACGTCGCTCAAAAACGCTTCGGGGAGGCGATCGCCATCTATGACCAAGCCGCCACAGTAAATAAAACAGACTTTCGGCCAGTCCTCGCCAAGGCCATGGTCTTAAAAAATCAAGGAAATGAAGCCGCTGCCAAACCCTTTTTCATGACAGCGATTAACCTTGCGCCTGCCACCTACAAAGACCAAATTAAGGAAATGGCCGTACTCAGTGCCGCAGATCTCAAGGCCCTCGAAGCCGTACCCACCGAAACCGACCCAGAAGCAGAGGCAACAGAATAATTTCCCTGGGGCGATCGCCTATAATTGCGGTTTGAAATTCTTTTCCCCGAATCCATGTCCGACGCCCCCCAAGCCCGCCTGGCCCAACTGCGATCGCAACTGCAAAAAGCGGCCTACGCTTACTATGTCCTCGATGCGCCATTCATGGAGGATGCCGTTTATGACCAGCTTTATCGGGAACTGGTGGCCCTGGAAACGGAACATCCCCAACTCATTACCCCCGACAGTCCCACTCAGCGGATCGGCGATCAACCCGCCACCCAATTCACCAGCGTCAAGCACAATATTCCCCTCTATAGCCTAGAAAATGCCTTTGACTTTGGGGAACTAACCCAGTGGGAACAGCGGTGGCAGCGGGCTTTAGCCGGAGAAATCCCTCGCCATTCCGGTTATGTGTGCGAACTTAAAATCGATGGTTCGGCGATCGCCTTAACCTACGAAAACGGCATTTTAGTGCGGGGGGCCACCCGGGGCGACGGTGTGACAGGCGAAGAAATCACCCAAAATCTGCGCACCATTCGCACCATTCCTTTGCGTTTAAACCTCGATAATCCGCCTCCTTTAGTGGAAGTGCGGGGAGAAGCCTTTTTACCTTTAGAGACCTTTGAAAAAATTAACCAGGAGCGAGAAAAAGCGGGTGAAAATCTATTTGCCAATCCGAGAAATGCCGCCGCCGGTACTTTACGACAACTCGATTCTCGCATCGTTGCCGCGCGCAAGTTAGACTTTTTTGCCTACACCCTCCACCTCCCAGACTTTAGCAATTCTCCCCAACTAAACAGCCAATGGGAAGCCCTAGAATTTCTGAAAAAAATGGGTTTTCGGGTCAATCCAAACCGCGAACTTTGTCCTGATTTAGCTGCTGTAAAAAACTATTTTGAAAGATGGGATAAAGGCCGGAAAAAACTGTCTTACCTGACCGATGGGGTGGTCGTTAAACTGAATGATTTTTCCCTCCAGGCTGAGTTGGGCTTCACCCAAAAATTTCCCCGCTGGGCGATCGCCTTAAAATATGCTGCCGAGGAAGCTCCCACCATCGTCAAAGACATCATCGTCAACGTGGGCAGAACGGGTGCTGTCACTCCCATGGCCGTCATGGAACCGGTGCAATTAGCAGGGACGACGGTACAACGGGCCACCCTCCATAACGAAGACCGCATTAAAGAATTAGACATCAGAATCGGTGATACGGTTGTTATTCGCAAAGCAGGGGAAATTATCCCGGAAGTTTTACGAGTTTTAGTTGATTTACGCCCAGAAGCGACTGTTCCCTATCAATTCCCTAGCCATTGCCCCGAATGCAACTCAGCCCTGGTGCGTCCCTCTGGAGAAGCCGTTGCCCGTTGCGTCAACAGCTCATGCCCAGCGATTTTGCGGGGTTCCCTCGTCCATTGGGCTGGCCGTGACGCCCTCGATATCCAGGGTTTAGGCGAAAAAAATGTGATTCTTTTGATCGAGCATGGTCTAGTGCAATCCATCGCCGATATCTATGACCTGACCAGCGAACAATTACAATCTCTCCCGCGCCTGGGGCAAAAGTCAGCGGCAAATTTAATCCAGGCGATCGCCCACTCAAAAAATCAAGACTATGCCCGTGTTTTGTATGGTCTAGGTATCCGCTTTGTGGGGAAAGTGAATGCGGAAATTTTGGCGCAAAACTTCCCAACTTTAGACCAACTCCAAAAAGCCACCTTTGCCCAATTACAAGGGGTTTATGGCATTGGCGAAGAAATTGCTCAGTCCGTCGTCGATTGGTTCCGGGTTGATGCCAATCAACAATTAATTGAAAAACTGAAAAAAGCTGGCTTGACCTTTTCCCAAACCCAGACCGCACAAACCGAAATTAACCATCAGATTGCCGGTAAAACCTTTGTGATCACAGGTACCTTACCCACCCTCAAACGCACTGAAGCCGCCGAAAAAATCAAAGCTGCTGGCGGAAAAGTGACGGGTTCTATTAGTAAAAATACTGATTATCTTGTGGCTGGTGAAAATGCCGGATCTAAATTAGACAAAGCCCGTCAATTGGGGGTTCAAGAACTGAATGAAAGTCAGCTTTTAGATTTGTTGGCATAGAAAAAATCTTTTTAATATGACGCAATCTCAACCACCAATTGCTACACAATTTTTAATTTCTCAAGCCAAGTTGACGCAATATCTACTCATCCTTCTTCCCAAAAATGATAAATCAAAGTTCCTATCCCAAGCCGGATATACTTTTGACAATTGGCAGGACCGGCACGATCACTTAAAAACACTAGCGATGAAAGGAAAATCTGAGTTTTTACAGCAGACACCGTATGGCAAAAAGTATAAAATCAAAGGAGAGCTGCAAGGGTTGGGTCACAAAACTCTTAAGGTTGCTACAATTTGGATGGTTGCCGATAAAATTGCCAAGTTTGTTACTTTGATTCCAGATAAAGGAGAATAATTATGCACGAACATTATCCTCTTTTCAGTCAAGTTGCTCTATCCCAAGACTTTCCTGAATACAATCTACATTGGGGCGACATTGCGACAGTGGTTGAATATTATCAAATGACAGAACAAGAAGATGGCTATAGCTTAGAAGGATTTAACATTCCAGAAATCACATTAGAAGTGGCACATTCACAAATTATATCAATTAGTCAATGGCAGAAAGAACAAGAGATTTTCCAAAAAATCCACAAGCTTTCTCCCGAAAAATTACAGGAATTAGATCAATATATTAATCAATTAATTGCCTAGATTTAATGGCTTAAGAATACAGCTTCTCGACAATGATCATTATCCCGAATCTGTCGTCTGTCAGCATTAATTGCTGCCCCGGTACTGTGCTGGGAAATTCATAGTGTGTGAATTAAAATATACCTTAGATATCAAAACATTTGCACTAAAAAACATCAAGAAATTTAACGAAACCGCGCTTTTAACTCCCGGAAATCCTTGCTATTATTCAGAAAACTCCCCCTAAGGTGCTGAAACCATGACTTATCCTAATTTTCCTGACGAAATCCCCTGGACAGAAGAAGCAAAAACCAAATACAAAAATATTCCTTTCTATGCCCGCTCCCAGGCGCGACAAACCATCGAGGAGCTTGCCCGTGAAGAGGAAGTCGAAGAAATTACGGCAGAACTGGTGATGCGCGCGCAACAAAAATTCGGGAAATAAGTCTAAAGCTAAATTATGGTGGTGGCGATCGCCAAAAAAATTCCTAGATTTGGGGTGCAGCCCGTGCGAATTCTTTACTCTGTCCCGGATACGGTGCGTCCATGATTTTTGATGCGTCAAACTTAGGCTATTGGGTGCTCCTGGGGAGTGGCATCCTGCTGTATTTATTTGTCATTTTCTCTGGGGGTGGGGACGATGACCTTGATATGGATGCCGATTTTGATGCGGACATTGACGCCGATATGGATTTAGATGCCGACGTTGATGGCGATCTCGATGGGGAAGCCGAGGTCGAGGGGGAAGGGTTTGGTCTCTGGTCGGTGCTGTCTTGGTTTGGCTTTGGGCAAGCGCCATTGATGTTGC
Coding sequences within:
- a CDS encoding DUF4926 domain-containing protein, translating into MHEHYPLFSQVALSQDFPEYNLHWGDIATVVEYYQMTEQEDGYSLEGFNIPEITLEVAHSQIISISQWQKEQEIFQKIHKLSPEKLQELDQYINQLIA
- a CDS encoding PCP reductase family protein, yielding MTYPNFPDEIPWTEEAKTKYKNIPFYARSQARQTIEELAREEEVEEITAELVMRAQQKFGK
- the ligA gene encoding NAD-dependent DNA ligase LigA, which encodes MSDAPQARLAQLRSQLQKAAYAYYVLDAPFMEDAVYDQLYRELVALETEHPQLITPDSPTQRIGDQPATQFTSVKHNIPLYSLENAFDFGELTQWEQRWQRALAGEIPRHSGYVCELKIDGSAIALTYENGILVRGATRGDGVTGEEITQNLRTIRTIPLRLNLDNPPPLVEVRGEAFLPLETFEKINQEREKAGENLFANPRNAAAGTLRQLDSRIVAARKLDFFAYTLHLPDFSNSPQLNSQWEALEFLKKMGFRVNPNRELCPDLAAVKNYFERWDKGRKKLSYLTDGVVVKLNDFSLQAELGFTQKFPRWAIALKYAAEEAPTIVKDIIVNVGRTGAVTPMAVMEPVQLAGTTVQRATLHNEDRIKELDIRIGDTVVIRKAGEIIPEVLRVLVDLRPEATVPYQFPSHCPECNSALVRPSGEAVARCVNSSCPAILRGSLVHWAGRDALDIQGLGEKNVILLIEHGLVQSIADIYDLTSEQLQSLPRLGQKSAANLIQAIAHSKNQDYARVLYGLGIRFVGKVNAEILAQNFPTLDQLQKATFAQLQGVYGIGEEIAQSVVDWFRVDANQQLIEKLKKAGLTFSQTQTAQTEINHQIAGKTFVITGTLPTLKRTEAAEKIKAAGGKVTGSISKNTDYLVAGENAGSKLDKARQLGVQELNESQLLDLLA
- a CDS encoding PAS domain-containing protein, with product MVASHYSVAVLSTDINVYQRLQTLLVEEQPEDFQLVWLDLTATSALQSLGHHDLYLSDAPLTYLVDHAEVVQRWPWIGLTDEAALQDEMLRLGVLDCFLWSELTGPLLVHTLRVALRTMLGRTQGTLSAAPLGDFQGDRLQTLIQNIPGTVYRCLNTAEWHGIYFSETIEQLVGYPAADFLPGGDRHYASLIHPNDRAFVRQIIERKVQEKKPFALEYRLKHRDGTVRWVDERGQGVFDDQGNLLWLDGVIIDISEKKAIALELNQQAIYYYEKTPAMLHSMDATGQILAVSDRWLQVLGYERRQVIGCNVTDFLTPVSRHKAEQVLLPTLTTQGSVEDDAYQFIKKNGDILEVELAAVCEQTNHYSRLLVVLTDVTARNHLAQQVNRYQTHLEDLIEQRTQALAASQARLAQAQAIAHIGVWEWDIRTDQIYWSPETFQIFGFAPGEIHPNAETFFERLHPDDRDRIKASIESLLSGQQLPSSEYRIITPAGEVRYLKDYHELTRNEQGQPIFLGGAVQDITTMQQALNALAASEARLRAIFDQAALGIVQIDRTDHFSLVNQAFCQICGYSEAELQQLTWQELTHPEDIHICHEARAKLNRHKAASAVLEKRYRHRQGHFIWVKVICSYIYDNQGQPEYLLTIIEDITEYKQAAIALVESQHRYQKMVDGIPAIIYQYSPQRGGLFYSSQVQQILGYDMQHLLDHPALWHQSIHPEDIVDVDQVLQTLQAGRNFELEYRIRDAAGNWRWFYDCSFNIHTVNDGDLVIDGFALDITERKNFDKVLRHRLKLETMLADISHMMVVEANLDLEALLARLGQTFQADRMSIMLGQSDHATVERIAAWSAAPHLWLEDLQKIDLSPYPWWLDHWQKQEIILLNRKISLPPTAIAEQEFLDHLGVKAVLWIPIQDAEGKPWGYIECSSTAVDHLLWSKEDADILAIAGNLIYNYHQRQQANKQLELAKELAEAANHAKNQFLTSMSHELRTPLNAVLGFTQIMERSPDLSTDHQEYLSIIHRSGKHLLALLNDILNLAKFEKGTLKLNPNLFNLHDLLDDLAQMYALEIQHKNIQLDIHWDEQVPRYINADQAKLHSVLLHLLNNALKFTDSGCVQLAVKTLAQNPLRLQFSVTDTGIGIAETDFTKLFDNFVKLEAGDRMGRGSGLGLALSQKFVNLMGGEIVVSSQPGVGSCFSFELTSVTPANPMHLTLYPPQARDEQLPALTPEALQKFPPEWLKAFHQAALAARAQHLKALIDQLPPQATAIARALEILVQKFAFDTLAKLSQQRTPNDFSSSKGETGS
- a CDS encoding peroxiredoxin-like family protein, yielding MDYLQFFQHTERQRVSDGQLTPLIPSGFTRPLMVLILSQLGDFDSLEYAWWLQKDADFCRGVDYVAVGIGDRRSGQKFCDYTGFPAEKLFIDPNATIHQELGLYRGLTWKIPGLKAGQNAWVNLMLMCAGIGSPGTLKEVLRGYTGDKQAPQLFADDEVVKAAPLPALKGEFFAAAGGKGFQRPLELATLRLRNMAEVLGNWSTYVPDAQYMTQRGATFLFAADGTLKYEHFDQNILGFAANMSRPLTFLENLPAVQRVA
- a CDS encoding DUF6883 domain-containing protein — translated: MTQSQPPIATQFLISQAKLTQYLLILLPKNDKSKFLSQAGYTFDNWQDRHDHLKTLAMKGKSEFLQQTPYGKKYKIKGELQGLGHKTLKVATIWMVADKIAKFVTLIPDKGE
- a CDS encoding lipopolysaccharide assembly protein LapB, with amino-acid sequence MASHIIEKYYRPRAWVYGLSGLLFLLAGGLLVMPRFDQWMVARKTAAAAKVQPETTPDPAIALLEKDQQSYEIWLEKEPNNEKALRGLLDTSLKLNDLEKTATALDGLAQIHSDNPDYLVLLGQVKQEAKDYEGAAATYKKVLLTDPTHINALQGMVDLLLVQNRPEGAIELLQTTLKDMGQLTEEETIEIDPEKVTSIQLMLGQIYVAQKRFGEAIAIYDQAATVNKTDFRPVLAKAMVLKNQGNEAAAKPFFMTAINLAPATYKDQIKEMAVLSAADLKALEAVPTETDPEAEATE